A genomic segment from Desulfonatronum lacustre DSM 10312 encodes:
- a CDS encoding tetratricopeptide repeat protein, which translates to MRDWIKMVFSSRSMGQNHFPNESHADGLLPPSEDTFAAISELSRVVKNNPDAVEIYLALGNLYRSQGEIERAVHIRQNLILRPGLHQEFKARAYYELGRDYKRGGFVDRAFDALRQARKIAGNNPAITLELAKLSAESEEYVQAAKYYQELGNSVAEAHYMVRQAQKECRDDPKRFPAGKWLDRALKVSPGCMEAWLEKLQRAWGGLEKTKPATILDKAMALVPEQMRFMLLEGLLNTSSNNDRSGNALSSAPDLDAALAVLSGYPQDMLLQYYGGLLLLNQGHEQDAQAWFERCLILEPNFWLARLEILNLAKKHHDLPKTLAVQLDFFLSRAREVKRFSCRQCGLKRESIFFICPRCGSWHSITFRRNLNE; encoded by the coding sequence ATGCGCGATTGGATAAAAATGGTTTTCTCCTCCAGGTCCATGGGTCAGAATCATTTTCCCAACGAATCCCACGCGGACGGGTTGTTGCCGCCCTCCGAGGACACCTTCGCGGCCATCAGCGAACTGAGCCGGGTGGTCAAGAACAACCCGGACGCCGTGGAAATTTATCTGGCTCTGGGCAACCTGTACCGTTCCCAAGGGGAAATCGAGCGGGCCGTTCACATCCGCCAGAACCTGATCCTGCGCCCCGGCTTGCATCAAGAGTTCAAAGCCCGTGCATATTATGAACTGGGCCGGGACTACAAACGCGGCGGCTTTGTGGACCGGGCCTTCGACGCCTTGCGCCAAGCCCGTAAGATCGCCGGCAACAACCCGGCCATCACCCTGGAACTGGCCAAACTCAGCGCCGAATCCGAGGAATACGTCCAGGCGGCCAAGTATTACCAGGAGTTGGGCAACTCCGTTGCCGAGGCCCATTACATGGTTCGGCAGGCCCAAAAAGAGTGTCGGGACGACCCCAAGCGCTTCCCGGCTGGTAAATGGCTCGACCGGGCCCTGAAGGTTTCCCCGGGATGCATGGAGGCTTGGCTGGAAAAACTGCAACGCGCCTGGGGCGGGCTGGAAAAAACCAAGCCGGCCACTATCCTGGACAAGGCCATGGCCCTGGTCCCGGAACAGATGCGCTTCATGTTGCTTGAAGGACTTCTCAATACTTCGAGCAACAACGACCGTTCCGGCAACGCCCTCTCTTCCGCCCCGGACTTGGACGCCGCCCTGGCCGTGCTGTCCGGCTATCCCCAGGACATGCTGCTCCAGTATTACGGAGGCCTGCTGCTCCTGAACCAAGGCCACGAACAGGACGCCCAGGCCTGGTTCGAGCGCTGCCTGATCCTGGAGCCGAATTTCTGGCTGGCCCGCCTGGAAATCCTGAATCTGGCAAAAAAACACCACGATTTGCCAAAAACCCTGGCCGTGCAACTGGATTTTTTTCTTTCCCGTGCCCGGGAAGTCAAACGATTCTCCTGCCGTCAGTGCGGACTGAAGCGGGAATCGATCTTTTTCATCTGTCCCCGCTGTGGTTCCTGGCACTCCATCACCTTTCGCCGCAATCTGAATGAGTGA
- a CDS encoding amino acid ABC transporter ATP-binding protein has translation MSAAEKIISIRNASKFFGDLKALNDVSLDIHAGEKVVIIGPSGSGKSTLLRAVNRLETIDRGVITVDGKDVNDPRNDINVLRMEMGMVFQSFNLFPHKTVLENLTMAPIKLKNIPRAQAEERAMALLKKVGIDEKSAVYPVKLSGGQKQRVAIARALAMNPKIMLFDEPTSALDPEMIGEVLDVMVTLAKEGMTMAVVTHEMGFAREVADRIVFMDQGEIVEVGAPDHFFERPEHPRLKKFLSQIL, from the coding sequence ATGAGCGCCGCTGAAAAAATCATCAGCATCCGCAACGCCAGCAAATTTTTCGGCGACCTCAAGGCTCTGAACGACGTGTCCCTGGACATCCATGCCGGGGAAAAAGTGGTGATCATCGGACCCAGCGGCTCCGGGAAAAGCACCCTGTTGCGGGCCGTCAATCGGTTGGAGACCATCGACCGGGGCGTCATCACCGTGGACGGCAAGGACGTCAACGACCCCAGAAACGACATCAACGTTTTGCGCATGGAAATGGGCATGGTTTTTCAAAGCTTCAACCTCTTTCCACACAAGACGGTGCTGGAAAACCTGACCATGGCCCCCATCAAGCTGAAGAACATTCCCCGCGCCCAAGCCGAGGAACGGGCCATGGCCCTGTTGAAGAAAGTGGGCATCGATGAAAAATCCGCGGTTTATCCGGTCAAGCTCTCCGGCGGCCAAAAACAACGGGTGGCCATTGCCCGTGCCCTGGCCATGAACCCCAAGATCATGCTCTTTGATGAGCCCACCTCCGCCCTGGACCCGGAAATGATCGGCGAGGTGCTGGACGTCATGGTCACCCTGGCCAAGGAGGGCATGACCATGGCCGTGGTCACCCATGAAATGGGCTTTGCCCGGGAAGTGGCGGACCGGATCGTTTTCATGGACCAGGGGGAAATCGTGGAAGTCGGTGCACCGGACCACTTTTTCGAACGCCCCGAGCATCCCCGGCTGAAAAAGTTTTTGAGCCAGATTTTGTGA
- a CDS encoding HIT family protein has translation MDTLFAPWRMEYILGPKADECVFCLPESTARDRDQLVLVRGRLCFVIMNRYPYTNGHLMVAPYRHVPDLTDMNEAEAGEMTDWLQRSVRVLREALGPDGFNIGLNLGSVAGAGIQDHLHMHVVPRWHGDTSFMTVCGQTRVVSEHLSATHAKLASLFLTISPTL, from the coding sequence ATGGACACCCTTTTCGCCCCCTGGAGAATGGAGTACATTCTCGGTCCCAAGGCGGACGAGTGCGTGTTTTGCCTTCCGGAATCCACCGCGCGGGATCGCGATCAACTGGTTTTAGTTCGCGGAAGGCTTTGCTTTGTGATCATGAACAGGTATCCCTACACCAACGGCCACCTGATGGTGGCTCCGTACCGCCATGTTCCGGACCTGACGGATATGAACGAGGCGGAAGCCGGTGAAATGACGGATTGGCTGCAACGCTCCGTCCGGGTTCTCCGCGAGGCGCTCGGGCCGGACGGCTTCAACATCGGTTTGAACTTGGGAAGCGTCGCCGGCGCGGGCATTCAGGACCACCTGCATATGCACGTCGTCCCCCGCTGGCACGGAGACACCTCATTTATGACGGTTTGCGGCCAAACCCGCGTCGTCTCCGAGCACCTCTCGGCGACGCACGCCAAACTGGCATCGCTGTTTCTTACCATCTCACCCACACTCTAA
- a CDS encoding DUF362 domain-containing protein → MTTRSAADVQQAIHQERPLIPVALTRCAAYEADRLAESIQACWNALGRAFRPGDTVLVKPNLVTSRRAHLSCTHPQVVRAVCVLLLDHGVRVQVGDSPAFGTAGQVARAAGLTEALGDLPVPVRNLNRPVSVRLTGASQAGSFQVGISRHVLEADLLLNLPRLKAHSQMFITAAAKNLFGCVCGVRKAVAHMRHGQGDDLAGLILDLQPHLPPTTSLLDAVTAMDVSGPASGQPCYLGLLAASDNPVALDTAVYTALSLCPEQVPLWREARRKNLLGHHPDQITTPLLSPADLDLSAFQAPNRLNPISFHPRQVVKSMCRRAWLGLRAVAAGR, encoded by the coding sequence GTGACGACGCGCTCCGCCGCGGACGTGCAGCAAGCCATCCATCAGGAAAGACCGCTCATCCCCGTGGCCCTGACCCGTTGCGCGGCCTACGAGGCGGATCGACTTGCCGAGTCCATTCAGGCTTGCTGGAACGCTTTGGGCCGCGCCTTTCGTCCCGGGGATACGGTCCTGGTCAAGCCCAATCTGGTCACCTCCCGCCGGGCCCATCTCTCCTGCACCCACCCTCAAGTGGTCCGGGCCGTGTGCGTCCTCCTGTTGGATCATGGGGTCCGCGTCCAGGTGGGCGACTCTCCGGCCTTCGGCACCGCCGGACAGGTGGCCCGGGCCGCCGGCCTGACCGAGGCCTTGGGCGACCTGCCCGTGCCGGTGCGCAACCTGAACCGACCGGTTTCGGTCCGCCTGACCGGCGCTTCTCAGGCCGGCAGCTTCCAGGTGGGCATCTCCCGCCACGTCCTGGAGGCCGACCTGCTGCTCAACCTGCCCCGGCTCAAGGCCCATTCCCAAATGTTCATCACCGCGGCGGCCAAAAACCTGTTCGGATGCGTCTGCGGGGTGCGCAAGGCCGTGGCCCATATGCGCCACGGCCAGGGCGACGACCTGGCCGGACTGATCCTGGACCTCCAGCCCCACCTGCCGCCCACCACATCCCTGCTGGACGCGGTCACGGCCATGGACGTCTCCGGCCCGGCCAGCGGACAGCCGTGCTACCTGGGCCTGCTGGCCGCCTCGGACAACCCCGTGGCCCTGGATACCGCCGTCTATACGGCCCTGAGCCTATGTCCGGAGCAGGTTCCCCTCTGGCGCGAGGCCCGCCGGAAAAATCTGCTTGGCCACCACCCGGACCAGATCACCACCCCTCTGCTCTCCCCCGCGGACCTGGACCTTTCCGCCTTCCAGGCCCCGAATCGCCTCAACCCGATCTCTTTCCACCCCCGGCAGGTCGTCAAAAGCATGTGCCGTCGAGCTTGGCTGGGGCTTCGCGCTGTAGCAGCGGGCAGATGA
- a CDS encoding site-2 protease family protein: MFDIASFIRELAIMAVPVLIAITCHEAAHGYAAWRLGDPTAKNAGRLTFNPIRHVDPVGTILFPLILVLIKSPFLFGWAKPVPVDPRYFQNPVKGMMLVSLAGPGTNFALALAFAFLFHALIFLAVTLGGAGMSVIEPLALMAQYGVLVNLILGIFNLLPIPPLDGAKILAGFLPAGGVRMIYSFERYGFVVIILLLMTGVLQSVLLPMVRFFTNILL, encoded by the coding sequence ATGTTCGACATAGCATCTTTCATCCGCGAACTGGCGATTATGGCCGTACCGGTACTCATCGCCATCACCTGTCATGAGGCGGCGCACGGTTACGCGGCGTGGCGTTTGGGCGATCCCACCGCCAAAAACGCCGGACGGCTCACCTTCAATCCCATCCGCCACGTCGATCCCGTGGGGACGATACTTTTTCCGCTGATTCTCGTCCTTATTAAAAGCCCCTTTCTTTTCGGTTGGGCCAAGCCGGTTCCGGTGGATCCCCGCTATTTCCAGAACCCGGTCAAAGGGATGATGCTGGTCTCCCTGGCCGGTCCGGGGACCAACTTCGCTCTGGCATTGGCCTTCGCCTTCCTGTTTCACGCCTTGATCTTTCTGGCCGTGACCCTTGGCGGGGCCGGGATGAGCGTGATCGAACCGTTGGCCCTGATGGCCCAGTACGGGGTGCTCGTCAATCTGATTCTGGGGATTTTCAACCTGCTCCCCATCCCGCCTTTGGACGGCGCGAAGATCCTGGCCGGGTTTCTGCCCGCCGGCGGCGTTCGCATGATCTACAGTTTCGAGCGGTACGGCTTTGTCGTTATTATCTTGCTGCTGATGACCGGTGTGCTGCAAAGTGTTCTGCTGCCGATGGTCCGATTCTTTACCAATATTTTGCTTTGA
- a CDS encoding basic amino acid ABC transporter substrate-binding protein yields MLKRFLLTGLLLAAMTSTAWAQRTITFASDCTWPPMEMISEDRECVGFGPDLVNAMAKAGGFEAVIQNTAWDGIFAGLATGRYNAISSSVSITEERKNAMDFSDPYFEVKQGVVVRDGSDIKTEADLAGKTLGAQIGTTGYFAAMRIAGNNAKSYDEVGLAVTDLANGRLDAVIADDAVAADYALTHPDFSKTLTLAFLIEPDEPEYLGFAVKKGDTETLELINSALAGVKASGEYDQIFKKWFGGE; encoded by the coding sequence ATGTTGAAGCGTTTTCTTCTGACAGGACTGCTGTTGGCGGCAATGACGTCCACGGCCTGGGCGCAGCGCACGATCACCTTCGCGTCCGACTGCACGTGGCCGCCCATGGAAATGATCAGCGAAGACCGCGAGTGCGTCGGATTCGGGCCGGATCTTGTCAATGCCATGGCCAAGGCCGGCGGATTCGAAGCCGTGATCCAGAACACGGCTTGGGACGGAATTTTCGCAGGATTGGCTACCGGGCGGTACAACGCCATCTCCTCCTCCGTGTCCATCACCGAGGAACGCAAGAACGCCATGGACTTTTCCGATCCCTACTTTGAAGTCAAGCAGGGCGTCGTGGTCCGGGACGGCTCGGACATCAAGACCGAGGCCGACCTGGCCGGCAAGACTCTCGGCGCGCAGATCGGGACAACCGGCTACTTCGCCGCCATGCGCATTGCCGGAAACAACGCCAAAAGCTATGACGAAGTGGGCTTGGCCGTCACCGACCTGGCCAATGGCCGCCTGGACGCGGTGATCGCCGACGATGCCGTGGCCGCGGACTATGCCCTGACCCATCCGGACTTCTCCAAGACCCTGACCCTTGCCTTTTTGATCGAGCCGGACGAGCCGGAGTACCTGGGCTTTGCCGTGAAAAAGGGTGACACAGAAACCCTGGAACTGATCAACAGCGCCTTGGCCGGGGTCAAGGCCAGCGGTGAATACGATCAAATCTTCAAAAAATGGTTCGGCGGGGAATAA
- the trpS gene encoding tryptophan--tRNA ligase gives MSTTPQRIVSGMRPTGPLHLGHYFGVLVNWIALQEEYECFFFVADWHALTSEYASPQRIRQFVPELVMDWVAAGLDPEKCTMFLQSQIKEHAELQLLLSMITPLGWLERNPTYKEVKGELEGSKDLSTYGFLGYPVLMASDILIYRPQLVPVGQDQLPHLELTREIARRFNFLYTPLFPEPQAKLTEAQKLPGLDGRKMSKSYGNAIHLSESMEQVTPKIMSMLTDTNRMRKKDPGNPDQCNMFPYHMLMTDAAQRSEIVSGCTQATLGCVDCKKLLLKSLGAFLEPMRERRAALEAHPARIWEMLEAGDRKAHEQALETLTLVRERVNLEYKELAALRA, from the coding sequence ATGTCCACGACCCCGCAACGCATTGTTTCCGGAATGCGGCCCACCGGGCCGCTGCACTTGGGCCATTACTTCGGCGTACTCGTCAACTGGATCGCCTTGCAGGAAGAGTACGAGTGCTTTTTCTTCGTGGCCGACTGGCATGCCCTGACCAGCGAGTACGCCAGCCCGCAGAGGATCCGGCAGTTCGTGCCCGAACTGGTCATGGACTGGGTGGCCGCTGGACTGGATCCGGAAAAATGCACGATGTTCCTGCAGTCCCAGATCAAGGAGCATGCCGAGCTGCAACTCCTGCTGTCCATGATTACCCCTCTGGGCTGGCTGGAGCGCAACCCCACCTACAAGGAAGTGAAAGGCGAACTTGAGGGCTCCAAGGACTTGAGCACCTACGGCTTTTTGGGCTACCCGGTGCTCATGGCGTCGGACATCCTGATCTACCGTCCGCAGCTCGTTCCGGTGGGCCAGGACCAATTGCCCCACCTGGAGCTGACCCGGGAAATCGCCCGGCGCTTCAACTTCCTTTATACTCCGCTCTTTCCGGAGCCCCAGGCCAAGTTGACCGAAGCCCAGAAGCTGCCCGGCCTGGACGGCAGAAAAATGAGCAAAAGCTACGGCAACGCCATCCACCTTTCGGAGTCCATGGAGCAGGTTACGCCGAAAATCATGAGCATGCTCACGGACACCAACAGGATGCGCAAAAAAGACCCCGGCAACCCGGATCAATGCAACATGTTCCCCTACCACATGCTGATGACGGATGCCGCTCAGCGCTCCGAGATCGTCTCCGGCTGCACCCAGGCCACGTTGGGATGCGTGGACTGCAAAAAGCTGCTTTTGAAAAGCCTCGGTGCGTTCCTTGAGCCCATGCGGGAACGGCGGGCCGCGTTGGAAGCCCATCCGGCCAGGATTTGGGAGATGCTGGAGGCCGGCGATCGCAAGGCCCACGAACAGGCCCTGGAGACGCTGACCCTGGTTCGGGAACGGGTTAACCTGGAGTACAAGGAACTGGCCGCCCTTCGGGCCTGA
- a CDS encoding lipopolysaccharide assembly protein LapA domain-containing protein, whose protein sequence is MKHVKILFFLLFCVAIALGAVQNAEILSPALPMVVHWPELLSVEFSLPIFVLISILFVAGFVVTSLPYLGEHRRLKRSVAETKREVADLERELRPEPEPEPEPDSTLETSEPEEHRDNSSATSRRGAAADISSTETSTLTLQPPMESTMEKKTTSESEDKVLAENSEQASAENTAASSLEVQEGTPESTQYSHATDASDPSKTVLESISESLDKQASDPSRSGNASENRSEFKEDEVLERPSGPGWGAVLFLSVALALVVSSGVYIVLNNQMTQLSEQLGDLHIQSGHMASTQEEMGRTWERERVSVRDELESLGQGQQQLGVEVETLEEQMLALQGLPEIFRKQLVAGFLRDTAGKTAFLGSQVETDEQRDTLERVEEMLQSLAKELEDAGGGR, encoded by the coding sequence ATGAAACATGTCAAAATCCTGTTCTTCCTTCTGTTCTGTGTGGCCATCGCCCTGGGCGCGGTGCAGAACGCCGAAATCTTGTCCCCGGCCCTGCCCATGGTGGTCCATTGGCCGGAGCTGCTGAGCGTCGAGTTCAGCTTACCCATTTTTGTCCTGATTTCGATCCTTTTCGTTGCGGGGTTCGTCGTAACCAGCCTGCCGTATCTCGGCGAGCATCGGCGCTTGAAACGCTCGGTGGCTGAAACAAAGCGAGAGGTCGCGGACCTTGAACGCGAACTGCGCCCAGAGCCTGAGCCAGAGCCGGAACCCGATTCGACGCTCGAAACCTCCGAACCGGAAGAGCACCGGGACAATTCTTCGGCGACATCCCGCCGGGGGGCCGCCGCCGACATTTCATCCACGGAAACTTCCACGCTAACCCTTCAGCCGCCCATGGAGTCCACGATGGAAAAGAAAACCACATCGGAATCGGAAGACAAAGTCCTTGCCGAGAATTCGGAACAGGCCTCCGCTGAAAATACCGCCGCATCTTCCCTTGAAGTTCAGGAAGGAACTCCGGAATCCACCCAGTATTCCCATGCAACCGACGCATCCGACCCTTCCAAAACTGTTTTGGAATCAATTTCGGAATCTCTCGATAAACAAGCTTCCGATCCTTCCCGGTCCGGCAACGCATCCGAAAACCGATCGGAATTCAAGGAAGATGAAGTCCTGGAACGTCCGTCCGGCCCGGGGTGGGGGGCCGTCCTGTTCCTCTCCGTCGCCTTGGCCTTGGTCGTGAGCAGCGGGGTTTACATCGTGCTTAACAACCAAATGACTCAACTGTCCGAACAGCTCGGAGACCTGCACATTCAAAGCGGTCATATGGCCTCGACCCAGGAGGAAATGGGACGGACCTGGGAGCGCGAACGGGTGTCGGTTCGCGATGAACTCGAGTCCCTGGGGCAAGGTCAGCAGCAATTGGGTGTCGAGGTCGAAACCCTGGAAGAGCAGATGCTGGCCTTGCAGGGCCTGCCCGAGATATTTCGCAAACAGCTTGTGGCCGGGTTTCTGCGGGACACCGCGGGAAAGACCGCGTTTTTGGGGTCCCAGGTGGAGACCGATGAGCAACGCGATACCCTGGAACGGGTTGAGGAGATGCTCCAGTCATTGGCCAAGGAACTTGAAGACGCCGGGGGCGGGCGCTAG
- a CDS encoding amino acid ABC transporter permease: MAEKQVVIDVGDGAALPRKQDRGLFSAWWIALIGALGIIAYLCISRPDPYLRVLKFLPDGIVVTFQVTILSILLALVLGLFTGLGRISKNRVINLIASTYVEVVRGIPLLVQLFYIYFALGQVFANLPDSNALFIFLKNMPPLVAAVIAMGICYGAYMGEVFRAGIESIDHGQTEAARSLGFNRTQTMFYVILPQAWRTILPPVGNEFIALLKDSSLVSILAVSDILRRGREFASVTFNYFETYTMVALVYLVITLLLSKVVSTMEERLNYYERR; encoded by the coding sequence ATGGCCGAAAAGCAAGTCGTCATTGACGTTGGAGACGGAGCGGCCCTGCCGCGCAAGCAAGACCGAGGACTTTTCAGCGCCTGGTGGATCGCCCTGATCGGCGCTCTGGGCATCATTGCCTATCTGTGCATCTCCCGCCCAGATCCATACTTGCGGGTTCTCAAATTTCTCCCGGACGGGATCGTGGTCACCTTTCAGGTCACCATCCTGTCCATTCTTCTGGCCCTGGTCCTGGGCCTGTTCACCGGTCTGGGGCGGATTTCCAAGAATCGGGTCATCAACCTGATCGCCTCCACCTATGTCGAAGTAGTTCGCGGCATCCCGCTGCTGGTCCAACTCTTCTACATCTATTTCGCTCTGGGTCAGGTCTTCGCCAACCTTCCGGACTCCAACGCCCTGTTCATCTTCCTGAAAAACATGCCGCCCCTGGTGGCCGCGGTGATCGCCATGGGCATCTGCTACGGGGCCTACATGGGCGAAGTTTTTCGAGCCGGGATCGAATCCATCGACCATGGTCAGACCGAGGCGGCCAGATCCCTGGGCTTCAACCGCACCCAGACCATGTTCTACGTTATCCTGCCCCAAGCCTGGCGGACCATCCTGCCCCCCGTGGGCAACGAATTCATCGCCCTGCTCAAGGACAGCTCCCTGGTCTCCATCCTGGCGGTGTCGGACATCCTGCGCCGCGGTCGGGAATTCGCCAGCGTGACCTTCAACTACTTCGAAACGTACACCATGGTTGCCCTGGTCTATCTGGTGATCACCCTGCTCCTGTCCAAAGTCGTGAGCACCATGGAAGAAAGGTTGAATTATTATGAGCGCCGCTGA
- a CDS encoding LapA family protein yields MRYLKVLLLTLFFFVSMVFFIQNNDMLSNELVLKLELFDLSFVSREMPFYLIVLVSFVIGSVFSMSYFLAEKIRLTHELKSSKAKLAALEQEVTSLRNLPLEEEVYPSSSKTETAFSTASYADESAQPYSEKKREDGVA; encoded by the coding sequence ATGCGCTATTTGAAGGTCTTGCTGCTGACACTTTTTTTCTTCGTCTCCATGGTGTTCTTTATCCAGAACAACGACATGTTGTCCAACGAACTCGTTCTCAAATTGGAACTGTTCGACCTGAGCTTCGTTTCCCGCGAAATGCCCTTTTACCTGATCGTCCTGGTGAGTTTCGTGATCGGCTCGGTATTCAGCATGAGTTATTTCCTGGCGGAAAAAATCCGGCTTACCCATGAGTTGAAATCCTCCAAGGCCAAACTGGCCGCCCTGGAGCAGGAAGTGACCTCCCTGCGCAACCTGCCGTTGGAAGAGGAAGTCTATCCTTCCAGCTCCAAGACCGAAACCGCCTTCTCCACGGCATCCTACGCAGACGAGTCGGCGCAGCCCTATTCCGAGAAAAAGCGCGAAGACGGCGTGGCATAA
- a CDS encoding rhodanese-like domain-containing protein, producing the protein MPVESIYPEELPAFSAKLKESDYALVDVRQPGEYREGHIPGARLLPLPEIEARLDELAATSNLVFYCRSGARSQAAANLAQTALPPDTRILNMVGGFLAWDGRALTDMPRLEVFEPARESYQNTSQALLRAMELEKAAQRFYQAAESKAKSPEMATTLATLGKVERTHARVIFHRLQRADAEYSDQDFELCFDELKGDILEGGESLEDAVARLAPPGSDGMADEFCLTVTELALMIETAAYDLYKNLAGIHAGTELESVFLELAEDELKHQRLLARLLPECAA; encoded by the coding sequence ATGCCCGTCGAATCCATCTACCCCGAGGAACTGCCCGCATTCAGCGCCAAGCTGAAAGAGTCCGACTATGCCCTGGTGGACGTCCGCCAGCCAGGCGAATACCGGGAGGGCCATATCCCCGGGGCTCGATTGCTACCGTTGCCGGAAATTGAAGCCCGCCTGGACGAACTCGCCGCCACGTCAAACCTGGTTTTCTACTGCCGCAGCGGCGCGCGGTCCCAGGCCGCGGCCAACCTGGCCCAGACCGCCCTGCCTCCGGATACCCGCATCCTGAACATGGTCGGCGGATTCCTGGCCTGGGACGGCCGGGCCTTGACCGACATGCCCCGCCTGGAAGTGTTCGAGCCGGCCCGGGAGTCGTATCAAAACACGTCCCAAGCCCTGTTGCGGGCCATGGAACTGGAAAAAGCCGCCCAGCGATTCTACCAGGCCGCGGAAAGCAAGGCCAAATCCCCGGAAATGGCCACGACCCTGGCCACCTTGGGCAAGGTGGAGCGCACCCACGCCCGGGTGATCTTCCACCGCCTGCAACGCGCCGACGCGGAATATTCCGACCAGGATTTTGAACTCTGCTTCGATGAATTGAAAGGGGACATTCTGGAGGGCGGGGAATCATTGGAGGACGCCGTGGCGCGACTTGCCCCCCCTGGTTCAGACGGGATGGCCGATGAGTTTTGCCTGACCGTGACCGAACTGGCTCTGATGATCGAAACCGCGGCCTATGACCTGTACAAAAACCTGGCCGGAATTCATGCGGGGACGGAACTGGAGTCGGTCTTCCTGGAGCTGGCCGAGGACGAGCTGAAGCACCAACGCCTCCTGGCTCGACTCTTGCCGGAGTGCGCAGCGTGA